The nucleotide window CACAGTTAGAGCCCAGTGTGCAAACTTAAGACCTTCCTTAGACATCCTGGGGCCTCTGACTCAATGCCAGAGACAGCTTCTCTCTGTCCCAGCCCAGTTCCTCTGAGAAGTATGAATCCCTCACTAGTTCCACTGGCGAGCCCAGGCCCTGGTCCACACCAGGCTCCCCCTAGATCCAGCACAATCTCATGGAGAGTTGCCCCAGCTCAGGGACGCTGCCCCAGGtctcctacccctccccccagttcTTTCACCAAACCCTCTTCTCACACTTCCTTCCCACCCAAGGAGTAGCTGcaacctccctctgcccctcccggctctATATGGGCGTCCGCGGTCTGTCGTTTCACAGGGACAGAGACATCGCAGTGACAAGAGATGTCaccaaggagaaaagagaaacagaggaggaGTTTTCTCCATAGACTCTCACTAGGTCTGGTGTCAGAGCCATggaatcccctcccccccccccccccccatgccaggTAAGACTGTAGAAAAAGtccatccccaccaccacctccccccagtCTCCACCACTCCCATCAGACCAAAGGGTGTGCCtgggccagccctgccccagaAACCCCGCTGACTCAGCATGTGGAGTCCTGGGGCCAGTAGCACCCCTGCCCACTGCTGGCATTCCTCCCCTGATGCCCCCTGGATGGAACAGTAATAAAATCTGAGACTATATTAGTGCTGCTGCTGCcatggcccctcctccccctccccctggtgATGGAGGGTCCCGAGGCAGCAAGAAATGTGCTGAAGCCTGCCCCAATCCCCTTACCCCAGACCCCACCCCTACATACTCACTCACGTGCATAAGGTCCCCTCTCATCCAGGGGCACTCgtgtttatacacacatatttttgccATCAGCTACAAACAGGCACGCACCCGCAcattcatgcatgcacacatacacccaTAGCTGCAGGCTCATGTTCAGACTCACCCCATACACATCAAGTCACATATACACAACAATTACCCCACAGCATGACCGCAAGTAACTCTCAGAATACTCCCTCTGTGTCAGGCGTGGTTCTGAGTGCTCTGCACATTATCATCCTGCTTAATCTTTTAAACCCGTGCTTCTCAAACTATCTGTGGTGGAAGACCAGGTTtgcttgggggggagggggtctgttttgttttgttttgttaatttccaGTTGTTTGTCGATCAATATACGGTCTTACTGTGAATTCAACACCCCACCTTGTTTATACCCTGTTACATGAGACTTGTCCCTGATCTCACACTTGGATACTATGGCAATGTCACGATGCTACAAATATTTCTGTAATATCTGTACCTACCTTGTCATAGACCTGAAACAAACAGTTCTAGGACAGGCACGAGTCCTATCTATATCTTGAGTAGCAATCCCTTAAAGCATGCCAGAAAGTGGACAACTGGCATTATCCCCATTCGATAAATAAGAAAACGGAGGTACAGCATTTTGAAGATTGCCCacagttacacagctagtaagggcAGGAGCCAGGATTAGAACCAGGACGGTCTACTCCAAAACTGTGCTGTCTCATATCCCTACACACTTGGGCACAGAATTATACTCACATACACAACAAAAGACACACACCTGCAAATACACATATGGACAAGCACTCCAGACACAAATGTGCATGTATTTATTCACTATAGTAAACACACAGGTATGCACACAGAACTACAAGCACAAACATACAGATGTGTCTGTTTTGCTAATTATTATGTCCCTGGTGCTAGTacattgcctggcacacagtaggcacttagaaaatatttctgaatgaatCAATATGTTTATGCCCCATATGCCTTCCTTCCATAAGAACATATTGTCTATGAGTGTATAGATTCTCTTTCATGGAGGGACTAACACAGCAGGTTATAAGCACGATCTTTGGGTTCAGGCAGATCACagttcaaatcctgtctctgaCATTAATGCTGTGTGACATGGAGAagttgcttcacctctctgagcctcaatgtcatcatctagaaaatggagatttcaggggcacctgggtggttcagccggttgagcatctgacttcagctcaggtcatgatctcatggctgtgagttcgagccccctgtccggctccgtgctgacaactcagagcctggagcctgctttggattctgtgtctccccctctctgcccctgcccaccccccagcttgcactctgtctctgtctctctcaaaaatacaaaaatgtaaaaaaaaaaattttaataaaataaaatatagtgggCACAGAAGAATGCATGACCTaagacctcatttttaaaaagattaagagCAGCCAAATTAATCAATGGTGGTAGAATTCATGAGTGGTTATTTCCAGGAAGTGGAGAAGGGAACCACAGGAGAGGCTGGAAGTGTTCCACACCTCGGTCTAGGTGGCAGTTACACAGGTACAgacataggttaaaaaaaaatcatcaatttgCAAGAATGAGTGGTCAGGGAAGGGCTCACAGAGGTGACAGGTGAGTAAACATCGGAGGGAAGGGAGCCGTGAGTGGTTCGCTGGAGAAGGAACCGAGCAGGCAGGACAACAGGAGCAAAGGCCAAGGATACCTGGCAGGTTCAAGGAGCAGCAAGAAGGCCAGAATGGCCgaggcagagagaacaagaggCCAGCGGGAAGAACCGGGGTCCTCTGTAGGCCATGATAAagactttagtttttctttgaatGAAATGAAAGCCCTAGGAGTGTCTGAGAACACAAGTGCCGTGATGTGACTTTTAAAAGGATCCCTCTGAGTGTCCTGTAGACTGATGTCTGTGAgtatattagtcagggttctccagagaaacagaaccgcTAGGATATATATTAAgagatttatttcaaggaatCGGCTTACGTGATGTGGCGGGCAAACCCAAAGTCTGTAGGGAGGCTGAAAGGCTGGAAGGTCTCCAGCGGGAGCTGCCGCCGCATTCAGAGGCCAATTCCTTCTTGCTTGGGAACTGCAGTTTTACTTTTATGGCCTTtcactgattagatgaggcccacccaggTTATCGATGCTACTCTCCTTTACTTAAAGTTCGCTGATTGTGGATGTTAACCCCATCCACAAAATACCCACGCAGGAACACCTAGATGAGTGTGTGAATAACCGAGTATCTTAGCCTCGTCACATTGACACAGAAAACTAACCATGACAGGGGGTAAGGATGGAAATGGGGAGACAGGAAATCACTATAATAACCCTGGAGGGAGAGGATGATGGCCTGGAAATGGCCAGaagagcagaggtggggaggagggattgGATTACAGACTCGGTATCTGAGTCTGCATGACCTACGGATGGGATGAATGTGAAAGTGGGGATCCAGGAGTCCAGCCTGGGCAACAGCAAAAGCAGAGCTTCCACTGACTGAGATGGACAGACTACAGGAGGAACTGGTCTGGGGTGAGGCTGACAGTCCCATTTTGGACATAAGGCAGAGATGCATCCTACATACCCAGTAGGCAGGTGGGCACGTAAGTCTGGAGTCAGAGGAGTAGCCACGGGTAGAGATACAAATTAGGGAGCCCAGGGTTCGGCCAGGGAAGTATGGTAAAgccagaaagggacagagaagagacaatGGCAATGACCCAGGGGCCAAAGCTGTGCAGACAATGAGATAACACCGCACACCTGTTGAGAGCGTTAAGTCTGttaagacaagctacagactggaaCATATTTGAAACcaggactagtatctagaatatgtaaagaactctcaaaactcaacagtttcTTAGAAATCCAatcaggaggggcgcctgggtggcgcagtcggttaagcgtccaacttcagccaggtcacgatctcgcggtccgtgagttcgagccccgcatcgggctctgggctgaaggctcggagcctggagcctgtttctgattctgtgtctccctctctctctgcccctcccccgttcatgttctgtctctctctgtcccaaaaataaataaacgttgaaaaaaatttaaaaaaatacataaacattaaaaaaaaaaaaagaaatccaatcaggaaatgggcaaaagacataaagagacgtttcactgaagaggatatacagatggcaaaaaagTGCATGAAAAGGTATTCAACGTCATTCATGATTAAGAAATTACAATTACAAAAATAGTGACCAATGCTGGCACAAATGCAGGgaaactatatacatatataactgtatgtgtgtgtgtgtgtgtgtgtgtgtgtgtatacatacatatacatactgaTACATTGCTGATTGgattataaaatggtacagccactctggaaaacagttcatcagtttccttaaaaagaaacaaaaacaaacaaacaaacaaaaaccctaccATATGGCTCATCAgttgcactcctgggcatttgtcccagagaaataaaaaacttatgttcacacagaTACCTGTAAACAAACGTTCctagcagctttattcgtaatAGCCTAACATTGGAAACAAGCCAGACATCCTTCATCaaatgaatggttaaataaactgtgggGCATCCACACCATGCAACTATTACtctacaacaaaaagaaaaaagccgtTGATACTTGCGACCACTTgaaaatctccagagaattatgctgagtgaaaaaaaaagtccccccCAAAttacatattgtatgactccataCATCtaatattcttgaaatgacaaaattacagaaatggaaaccagattggtggttgctaggAGTTCAGGAGGGGGTTGTGTTGGTAAGCAACTGGGCATGGCTAGAACAGGGCAAGAGGGATTCTTGTGATGATGAAAATGTGCTCTCTCTTGACTCCATCAACTTGCTTATGACATCGTactacagttttgcaagatgtttcCATTGGAGGAAACTGGGTTAATGGCACACTGGTTATTTCTTTCGACtgtatgtgaatctacaattacctcaaaatataaagtttaatttttaaacggACATGCAAAACGCTAGCTTACATTTTGTATTAGATCCAACAGGCATAAAAGccatcaacattttaaaacttctgctcttcacCAAAAGACATCACTAAGAAACTGGAAAGGCAAACCAAAGActgagggaaaatatttgcaataccaGCTCTGACAAAGCACTTGTATCCAGAGCATAGAAAGAATCTCTACAATATGAGCAATACAGtgcaattaaaaccacagtgggaCAGGACTTCACAACCGCTAGCATGCCTAAAGTTGGAAAGACTGACAATGCTAAGTTTTCACAAAGATGTGGAGTAACAGAAGGGTCACATGTTGCCgggggaaatgtaaaatggtaccagTGCTTTGGAAAACTTCACGGCTTgcctaggtatttaccaaaagaaatgaaaacatgtattcACAAAAAGACTTATACAGGAATGCTTTTTCATAGCAGCCCCaatctggaaacaacccaaatgtccgtcaacagGTGAAGGGATGAGCAAATGTGGTGTACTCATACAGTGGAATGCTACTTCGCAATAGAAAGGAACAAACTTTtgatacacacacagacatgggTGAACCTCAAAAACGTcatgctgggggcggggggacgacCCAAACGGCtacactgtatgattctatttatatgaaactcCAGAACAGGCAAAATCATCCACGATGATAAAAGTAGATCGGTGGCTGGGTTCAGGGAAGGGGACTGACCTCAAAAGAATAGGAAAGACGTTTGAGGGATAATGGAAATTTTCCCTATCTTTATTATAGTGGCATAAATGTCAAAATCATGGAACGGTACCCTGATAACGTgtgcatttcattttatataaattaaaactcaGTTGATTTTTAGTACGAAGACAAAATACAAGCCCAAAGGGGCTCTATCAACTTGCTATGAAAGTTTCTACATGTTTACTCTAAATTTCCGTACTGAACTCTCCCATCCCATGGACAAAAAACAGCTGTGGTCCGCGGTCCACACTCTGAGCAGCAAACACCCTACCCCACTTTGCCAACTACTCGCTCCTCTAACACATCTCCCCAGCTCCGCCTTTCCAACTCTAGATCGGAAAGCCCGGAGGCCAGCAAGGGGGAGGCTCCCGACAGAGCCCGCGGTCACTGGGTCTTGAATACGGGCTTGCGCTGCAGCCGCAGCACCCGGTAGGTGTTCAGGCCCGGCACGTCGAAGCCAGGGGACAGTCCGTGGCGGTCCAAGGGGTAGAAGTTGACGAGCTGCCCGTGCTGCGCCTCGAGGGAGAGCCAGGCGTCGCCGAGCGGCAGCTCGCAGGGGAACTCGCGGGCCACGTGCAGCTGGAAGACGCGGCCGCGCAGGTGACGCAGCGCCAGCGTGCGGAACGCGGGGGGCACCAGCGCctcgacgcggggcccgaactggCGCAGGCGCAGCTCGCCCTCCGGCCCGGGGCGCACCTCGTAGAAGGTCTGGTTGGCGAAGGTGAAGTAGCCGGCGAAGGGGCGCGCGctgggcggcggggcggggctgggctcGGCCTCGCGAAGGGCCCTCTCCATGGCGGGCAGGAGCACGTCGTAGGCCTGCGCCACCAGGTCGCGCCCGGGTGGCCGCGGCCCCGCCAGCAGCAGCACGAGGCTCAGGCGCAGCGGCGGCACCAGGGAGAAGGTGGCGGCGTAGCCGTCCAGGTCGCCGTCCTTGCGCACCACGCGGTAGCCCCCCTGCGCGTGGAACTCCCACGGGGTGCCCGTCTCGTTGGCGAAGTAGGCGCCCGAGCAGGCCAGCAGCGGCGCCAGCAGGGCCTTGGCCGCGTCGGGCCGCAGGAGCGGGGGCCCGCCGCCCAGGAGCACCATGGCCAGCTTGGCCAGGTCTGCCGGGGTGGAGTACATCTGGCCGGACGGCCGGTACCAGCCCAGGTCGTAGAGCGGCGCCGGCCGGCCGCTGCCGTAGAAGCCAGCCGCCAGGCGGGCGCGCACCAGGGGCGTGAGGTCGAAGCCCGTGTCCTCCATGCCCAGCGGTTCCAGCACGTTCTCCAGGATCCAGCGCTGGTAGTCGCCCTGAGCAGTGTGCGCTGCGAGGACATGGGCCAGAAGCGAGAAGGCCAGAGTGCTGTAATGGCACCTGGAAGAGGAGGGGTGGAAACTGGGATGCGGCCGTGGGTGAGCATCTCCAGGCCCTGAAGAGCCGGGCCCCACCTGCTCAGACCGAGATGCCACCAGAGGTTCGTTGGACTGGGCGCGGTTGAGAAGGAACCTGCTTCACTGCATCCCAGGTGGTCAGACCCAGCAGAGACCCCGGAGATGATTGACTACAAGGCATTATCTTACATCTGGGAAGACTAAGGACCAGAGGGGGGCAGAACTGCCCAGAATCACACGGCAACTTGGGGAAGAGTTGGACACAGCAACACATCTGGGAAAGTGGTAAAACAAATCTTTTTGGTCCTTTTTACTTTAGTATAATTGATTTTATCAAATGGAAAACTAGAGTCCTGGggcgcctcgctggctcagtcagttaagcatgagactcttgatttcagctccggtcgtgatctcacagttcatgggctcaagcagcacagatcctgcttggggttctttctctccctctctctctctgccttccccctggatgtgtgctctcgctctctctctcaaaataaataaatgaaacttaaaaaaaaaaaaataagttcactGTTCACTCACAAGAATGCACACTACATGAGGAAAGGCTGCTTGTAATTGGCTCCCTGCTGTATCTCAGTAGGTAGGTGTTGTATCTCAGTTGAGTAGGTGCTCGATAAAAGTTGAGTTGGTGAATCGACAGAATACGAGGTTCACACAGAACTGAACCTGGGCCCAGCTTCCCCCTGCCTTGCGGTGCCAGCCTGTCTGGGCCTGTCTTCCCAGCTGTGGACTAGGGGATGCATTCAGGGATCCCTGCATCTCCCTTGGCTCCAGATGTCTAGGGTGAGGTGACTCAGGCTCTCTCCTAGGAGGGGTGTGTCACCTCTGGAGGTTCCTAATGTCGGTGGGGCCTCAGACACACTCCTCACCTGGTTCCCGGGTCTGCCACCAGCACATCATCCTTGAGCAGGCTCAGGGCCTCCTGGGTGCTGCCCCTCCACAGCAGGGAAGTAGAGCGGAGCCTTCTGGGCAGCCCTGAGGAAGAGTAGTGATCAGAACTGCTGGGCCGGCTGAAGGTGGGATAGTGGCCCCCGGAtgcactccctcccccaccttccgtGGATTGAGAGATAATGACCGcagaatcacttaaaaaaaaaaaaaaagtctagcatGGACTCTAACCCTCCCTGTGTTTggttgggcaagtcacttagcctctctgagccccagtcttCCTATCTTCCTATCTTCCCCAGTCTTCCCTTCCCTATCTTCCCGGGGAACACAAGGGAAATCATTTAATTTCCTATATCATAGGGCTCAGGTGAGATAAAATGCTCAGCTTGGGGCCTGGCCATAGTAACTGctcaaaaaaataattgctaTCATCAACCCACAGAAGTTTGATTCTGTAAAATTCTTGAGGTCAGTACCCAAACAGGTTTTGCCAAACTGGCTTCTCTGACCACttggaattttttgtttattgGATGTGACACGTATGGGAAGGATTACAGGACTGGGATTCTTTCCAT belongs to Felis catus isolate Fca126 chromosome C1, F.catus_Fca126_mat1.0, whole genome shotgun sequence and includes:
- the LACTBL1 gene encoding putative beta-lactamase-like 1 isoform X2, producing MQREHVHSQRHCEDYRGSIHTAPAMCQAWAHNCICYHLLNTCYLPSRISSISKIFPVLMLYRLWEEGTVASLDDPLERYASTFTINNPLGMASAPEQQTLMDELEKVGPAPRPSSVTLRRMASQLSGLPRRLRSTSLLWRGSTQEALSLLKDDVLVADPGTRCHYSTLAFSLLAHVLAAHTAQGDYQRWILENVLEPLGMEDTGFDLTPLVRARLAAGFYGSGRPAPLYDLGWYRPSGQMYSTPADLAKLAMVLLGGGPPLLRPDAAKALLAPLLACSGAYFANETGTPWEFHAQGGYRVVRKDGDLDGYAATFSLVPPLRLSLVLLLAGPRPPGRDLVAQAYDVLLPAMERALREAEPSPAPPPSARPFAGYFTFANQTFYEVRPGPEGELRLRQFGPRVEALVPPAFRTLALRHLRGRVFQLHVAREFPCELPLGDAWLSLEAQHGQLVNFYPLDRHGLSPGFDVPGLNTYRVLRLQRKPVFKTQ
- the LACTBL1 gene encoding putative beta-lactamase-like 1 isoform X1, whose amino-acid sequence is MMTQVGWQPSLPKLKKKWLFPASCSFFFLLSVVMTGCFLWQYHLPKLDTSSLGPEVASAPVRMCPRHPEPVPLAHPLPVLKEALEKVDRILRQALSAPGLAAMSAVVIHNDTVLWTGNFGRKNGSDPASGPPNEYTMYRISSISKIFPVLMLYRLWEEGTVASLDDPLERYASTFTINNPLGMASAPEQQTLMDELEKVGPAPRPSSVTLRRMASQLSGLPRRLRSTSLLWRGSTQEALSLLKDDVLVADPGTRCHYSTLAFSLLAHVLAAHTAQGDYQRWILENVLEPLGMEDTGFDLTPLVRARLAAGFYGSGRPAPLYDLGWYRPSGQMYSTPADLAKLAMVLLGGGPPLLRPDAAKALLAPLLACSGAYFANETGTPWEFHAQGGYRVVRKDGDLDGYAATFSLVPPLRLSLVLLLAGPRPPGRDLVAQAYDVLLPAMERALREAEPSPAPPPSARPFAGYFTFANQTFYEVRPGPEGELRLRQFGPRVEALVPPAFRTLALRHLRGRVFQLHVAREFPCELPLGDAWLSLEAQHGQLVNFYPLDRHGLSPGFDVPGLNTYRVLRLQRKPVFKTQ